The following proteins are encoded in a genomic region of Methylobacterium tardum:
- a CDS encoding LLM class flavin-dependent oxidoreductase — MTPLSVLDLSFVSAESTPAQALHDTLALARHVDGLGYRRYWLAEHHALPNVASPAPEIMIGQIAAATRNLRVGSGGIMLPNHAPLMVAERFRVLEALFPGRIDLGLGRAPGTDGLTARALRRREAPGEGGGDDFLDRLQELLFWDGGFPEGHPFARITASPADVPLPPIFLLGSSDYSARLAGEIGCGFGFAQHFSGMPAEPPMLDYRRGFRPTRLGTKPHAILAVAAICAPTDAEAERLAASARLATLRRERGEYRPLPSLAEALAYPYSDGERMQIERGRDRLHVGGPETLRARLADMVARTQADELMIVSAIPDQAARHESYALLAQAWGLGAASQAA; from the coding sequence ATGACACCGCTCTCCGTCCTCGACCTCTCCTTCGTCAGCGCCGAGTCCACGCCGGCGCAGGCCTTGCACGACACCCTGGCGCTCGCCCGCCACGTCGACGGCCTCGGCTACCGGCGCTACTGGCTCGCAGAGCACCACGCGCTGCCCAATGTGGCGAGCCCGGCCCCCGAGATTATGATCGGCCAGATTGCCGCCGCGACCCGGAATCTGCGGGTCGGCTCGGGCGGGATCATGCTGCCGAACCACGCGCCGCTGATGGTGGCCGAGCGCTTCCGGGTGCTGGAAGCGCTGTTCCCGGGCCGGATCGATCTGGGTCTCGGCCGGGCGCCGGGCACCGACGGCCTCACCGCGCGGGCGCTGCGCCGCCGCGAGGCCCCGGGGGAGGGCGGCGGTGACGACTTCCTCGACCGCCTGCAGGAGCTGCTGTTCTGGGACGGAGGCTTCCCCGAAGGCCATCCGTTCGCCCGCATCACCGCGAGCCCGGCCGACGTCCCGCTGCCGCCGATCTTCCTCCTCGGCTCCTCGGATTACAGCGCCCGGCTCGCCGGCGAGATCGGCTGCGGCTTCGGCTTCGCGCAGCACTTCTCCGGGATGCCCGCGGAGCCGCCGATGCTCGATTACCGCCGCGGCTTCCGGCCGACACGCCTCGGCACGAAGCCCCACGCGATCCTGGCGGTGGCGGCGATCTGCGCCCCCACGGACGCGGAGGCCGAGCGGCTGGCGGCCAGCGCGCGGCTGGCGACGCTGCGGCGGGAGCGGGGCGAGTACCGGCCGCTGCCGAGCCTCGCCGAGGCGCTGGCCTACCCGTATTCCGACGGCGAGCGGATGCAGATCGAGCGCGGCCGCGACCGCCTGCACGTGGGCGGCCCCGAGACCCTGCGGGCCCGGCTCGCCGACATGGTCGCGCGCACGCAGGCCGACGAGCTGATGATCGTCTCGGCGATCCCCGACCAGGCGGCGCGGCACGAATCCTACGCGCTGCTGGCCCAGGCCTGGGGGCTCGGCGCCGCCTCACAGGCGGCCTGA
- a CDS encoding fumarylacetoacetate hydrolase family protein — protein sequence MGNRREFLTVTAAGLAAAAAPARAAEERTAAPKTAPAGTPAPFGMPRDMTLINMRRGDAYTLGVKMADAVLDVAAAGRALGMPVPTDMDDLLQNGRGPALRALIDAVEAAPDGRFMLDEAGIAYAPVVTRPEKIIMMGFNYRHHAEETGTPIPKDPPLFNKYNNALNHHGGAITLPTQAAREFDYETELVLVFGRECRNVSEADALDYLAGYCTGNDFSARDLQTLTSQFMIGKTSDGFAPLGPYLVTADRVKDPNNLKLKTLVNGQVRQDWSTNDMIFNCRQLISFASKVMTIKPGDIFYTGTPQGVIFGEKIPRKDRAWLKPGDEVVSELEGLGALRFKLV from the coding sequence ATGGGCAACCGACGCGAATTCCTGACCGTCACGGCCGCGGGGCTCGCCGCAGCGGCGGCGCCGGCCCGGGCCGCCGAGGAGCGGACGGCGGCGCCGAAGACCGCGCCGGCGGGTACGCCCGCGCCCTTCGGCATGCCCCGGGACATGACCCTCATCAACATGCGCCGCGGCGACGCCTATACCCTGGGCGTGAAGATGGCCGACGCGGTGCTCGACGTCGCCGCCGCCGGCCGTGCCCTCGGGATGCCGGTTCCCACCGACATGGACGATCTGCTGCAGAACGGGCGCGGCCCGGCCTTGCGGGCGCTGATCGACGCGGTCGAGGCCGCCCCCGACGGGCGCTTCATGCTGGACGAGGCCGGCATCGCCTACGCGCCGGTGGTCACGCGGCCCGAGAAGATCATCATGATGGGCTTCAACTACCGCCACCATGCGGAGGAGACCGGCACGCCGATCCCGAAGGATCCGCCGCTGTTCAATAAGTACAACAACGCCCTGAACCACCACGGCGGCGCGATCACGCTGCCGACCCAGGCGGCGCGCGAGTTCGACTACGAGACCGAGCTGGTCCTGGTCTTCGGCCGGGAATGCCGGAACGTCTCCGAGGCCGACGCCCTCGACTATCTCGCCGGCTACTGCACGGGCAACGATTTCAGCGCCCGGGATCTCCAGACGCTGACCTCGCAATTCATGATCGGGAAGACCTCGGATGGATTCGCGCCGCTCGGTCCCTACCTCGTCACCGCCGACCGGGTGAAGGACCCGAACAATCTCAAGCTGAAGACGCTGGTCAACGGCCAGGTGCGCCAGGACTGGAGCACCAACGACATGATCTTCAACTGCCGCCAGCTGATCAGCTTCGCGTCCAAGGTGATGACGATCAAGCCCGGCGACATCTTCTACACGGGCACCCCGCAGGGGGTGATCTTCGGCGAGAAGATCCCGCGCAAGGACCGGGCGTGGCTGAAGCCCGGCGACGAGGTGGTGTCCGAGTTGGAAGGTCTGGGCGCGCTGCGCTTCAAGCTGGTCTGA
- the cysN gene encoding sulfate adenylyltransferase subunit CysN: MTLHQAPNAFGDRAAGYAAFLTAHRNKAVLRFIACGSVDDGKSTLIGRLLHDTKQIFDDQISALQRDSRKHGTQGAEVDLALLADGLQAEREQGITIDVAYRFFSTDRRSFIVADTPGHEQYTRNMATGASTADVAVILADARQGLTRQTRRHALLVSNLGIRRVVLAVNKMDLAGWAQGTFDGIVSGFADFARGLNFAEVKAIPLSAKNGDNVVDAGVAAPWYTGGTLLHYLETVPVHAEALNAPFRMAVQWVNRPNSEFRGYSGRIASGRVRPGDSVTVQPSGRTSTVARIYTADGDLPEAGEDESVTLVLADQIDASRGQVIVATDAPMRVTETLDARLFWAAETDMSPGASLFAKIGTATVTATVERIVSRIDPETGKHGPAERLSANDIADVSLRLDRAVAVDAYAENRETGSLILIDRETTDTAALGLILAPKAEALKAAAAAGAKPAEGGGFLARLGRLFGR, from the coding sequence ATGACGCTGCACCAAGCCCCCAACGCCTTCGGCGACCGCGCGGCCGGCTACGCGGCCTTCCTGACCGCCCACCGCAACAAGGCGGTGCTGCGCTTCATCGCCTGCGGATCAGTGGATGACGGCAAGTCGACCCTGATCGGGCGGCTCCTGCACGACACCAAGCAGATCTTCGACGACCAGATCTCGGCGCTCCAGCGCGATTCGCGCAAGCACGGGACGCAGGGCGCGGAGGTGGACCTCGCGTTGCTCGCCGACGGCCTCCAGGCCGAGCGCGAACAGGGCATCACCATCGACGTCGCCTACCGGTTCTTCTCCACCGACAGGCGCTCCTTCATCGTGGCCGACACGCCCGGCCACGAGCAGTACACCCGCAACATGGCCACCGGCGCCTCGACGGCGGACGTGGCGGTGATCCTCGCCGATGCCCGCCAGGGCCTGACCCGCCAGACCCGGCGCCACGCGCTGCTGGTGTCGAATCTGGGGATCCGCCGCGTCGTGCTGGCGGTGAACAAGATGGACCTCGCCGGCTGGGCGCAGGGCACCTTCGACGGCATCGTGTCGGGGTTCGCGGACTTCGCCCGCGGGCTGAACTTCGCCGAGGTCAAGGCGATCCCGCTCTCGGCCAAGAACGGCGACAACGTCGTGGACGCGGGCGTCGCGGCGCCCTGGTACACGGGCGGCACCCTGCTCCATTACCTCGAGACCGTGCCGGTCCACGCCGAGGCGCTCAACGCGCCGTTCCGCATGGCGGTGCAGTGGGTCAACCGGCCGAATTCCGAATTCCGCGGCTACAGCGGCCGGATCGCCAGCGGCCGGGTGCGGCCGGGCGATTCGGTGACGGTCCAGCCCTCCGGCCGGACCTCCACGGTGGCGCGGATCTACACCGCCGACGGTGACCTGCCCGAGGCCGGCGAGGACGAGTCGGTGACCCTGGTGCTCGCCGACCAGATCGACGCCTCCCGCGGGCAGGTGATCGTGGCCACCGACGCGCCGATGCGGGTCACCGAGACCCTGGACGCCCGCCTGTTCTGGGCGGCCGAGACCGATATGAGCCCGGGCGCGAGCCTGTTCGCCAAGATCGGCACCGCCACGGTCACCGCAACTGTGGAGCGGATCGTCTCGCGCATCGACCCCGAGACCGGAAAGCACGGCCCGGCCGAGCGCCTGTCCGCCAACGACATCGCCGATGTGAGCCTGCGCCTCGATCGGGCAGTGGCGGTCGACGCCTACGCGGAGAACCGCGAGACCGGCAGCCTGATCCTGATCGACCGCGAGACCACCGACACGGCGGCCCTCGGGCTGATCCTGGCGCCCAAGGCGGAGGCTCTGAAGGCGGCGGCCGCGGCCGGTGCGAAGCCTGCGGAAGGTGGCGGTTTCCTTGCCCGCCTTGGACGGTTGTTCGGGCGCTGA
- the cysD gene encoding sulfate adenylyltransferase subunit CysD: MSAALAAAVQPSAPTPAQAADRLSHLKRLEAEAIHIFRETVAETENPVMLYSIGKDSSVLLHLALKAFAPGRLPFPLLHVDTTWKFREMIAFRDARAKELGLDLLIHTNPDGLARGVGPVSHGSEVHTDVMKTQALRQALDKYKFDAAFGGARRDEEASRAKERIISLRTAQHRWDPKRQRAEPWHLYNLKKKRGESLRVFPLSNWTELDIWLYIEQENIPIVPLYFAKERPVAEREGQLIMVDDERLPLEPGETPQQRLVRFRTLGCYPLTGAVESDAASLPEIIGETLAARTSERQGRVIDKDGAGAMERKKQEGYF; the protein is encoded by the coding sequence ATGAGCGCCGCCCTCGCCGCCGCCGTGCAGCCGAGCGCCCCCACGCCCGCACAGGCCGCCGACCGTCTCAGCCACCTCAAGCGGCTGGAGGCCGAGGCCATCCACATCTTCCGGGAGACGGTCGCCGAGACCGAGAACCCGGTGATGCTCTACTCGATCGGCAAGGATTCCTCGGTGCTGCTGCACCTCGCCCTCAAGGCCTTCGCGCCCGGGCGGCTGCCGTTCCCGCTGCTGCACGTCGACACGACCTGGAAGTTCCGCGAGATGATCGCCTTCCGCGACGCCCGCGCGAAGGAACTCGGCCTCGACCTGCTCATCCACACCAACCCGGACGGGCTTGCCCGCGGCGTCGGACCGGTGAGTCATGGCTCCGAGGTCCACACCGACGTGATGAAGACGCAGGCCCTGCGACAGGCGCTCGACAAGTACAAGTTCGACGCCGCCTTCGGGGGCGCCCGCCGCGACGAGGAGGCGAGCCGCGCCAAGGAGCGAATCATCTCGCTCCGGACCGCGCAGCACCGCTGGGACCCGAAGCGCCAGCGCGCCGAGCCGTGGCACCTCTACAATCTCAAGAAGAAGCGCGGCGAATCCCTGCGGGTCTTCCCGCTGTCGAACTGGACCGAGCTCGACATCTGGCTCTACATCGAGCAGGAAAATATTCCGATCGTGCCGCTCTACTTCGCCAAGGAGCGGCCGGTCGCCGAGCGTGAGGGCCAGCTGATCATGGTCGACGACGAGCGCCTGCCGCTCGAGCCCGGCGAGACCCCGCAGCAGCGCCTCGTCCGCTTCCGCACGCTCGGCTGCTACCCGCTGACCGGGGCGGTGGAGAGCGACGCCGCCTCGCTCCCCGAGATCATCGGCGAGACGCTCGCCGCCCGCACCTCGGAGCGCCAGGGCCGGGTGATCGACAAGGACGGGGCCGGCGCCATGGAGCGCAAGAAGCAGGAGGGGTACTTCTGA
- a CDS encoding phosphoadenylyl-sulfate reductase: protein MTRPDRQTAETLAEQLSGLDLPGRLHRIAAEIPGRLVFTTSLGVEDQALTHALAMAGLAKGRVEIVTLDTGRLFAETYDTWSETESAYGIRIAAYAPERAAAEEFVRTEGINGFRRSVAARQACCGFRKVEPLGRALEGASGWLTGLRAGQSANRAETPLAAFDAERGLIKLNPLADWTRAQVDSFVCDNFVPYNVLHDRGFPSIGCAPCTRAVKLGEPERAGRWWWEQEDKKECGLHVGRPAASVQPGQEAAAFETTPTQTARQPEFAR, encoded by the coding sequence ATGACCCGTCCGGACCGACAGACGGCTGAGACTCTTGCGGAGCAGCTGTCCGGGCTCGACCTGCCAGGCCGCCTCCACCGGATCGCCGCCGAGATCCCCGGCCGTCTCGTCTTCACGACGAGCCTCGGCGTCGAGGATCAGGCGCTCACCCACGCGCTGGCCATGGCGGGCCTCGCGAAAGGCCGCGTCGAGATCGTCACCCTCGATACCGGCCGCCTGTTCGCCGAGACCTACGACACGTGGTCCGAGACCGAATCGGCCTACGGCATCCGGATCGCCGCCTACGCGCCGGAGCGCGCGGCCGCAGAGGAGTTCGTGCGGACCGAGGGCATCAACGGCTTCCGCCGCTCGGTCGCCGCGCGGCAGGCCTGCTGCGGCTTCCGCAAGGTCGAGCCGCTGGGCCGCGCGCTCGAAGGCGCCAGCGGCTGGCTCACCGGTCTGCGGGCCGGCCAGTCCGCCAACCGCGCCGAGACGCCGCTCGCTGCCTTCGACGCGGAGCGCGGCCTGATCAAGCTGAACCCGCTGGCCGACTGGACCCGGGCGCAGGTCGACAGCTTCGTGTGCGACAACTTCGTGCCCTACAACGTCCTGCACGACCGGGGTTTTCCCTCGATCGGCTGCGCCCCCTGCACCCGCGCGGTGAAGCTCGGCGAGCCGGAGCGCGCTGGGCGCTGGTGGTGGGAGCAGGAAGACAAGAAGGAATGCGGCCTGCACGTCGGACGCCCCGCGGCGTCGGTGCAGCCGGGCCAGGAGGCCGCCGCGTTCGAGACCACCCCGACCCAGACAGCCCGCCAGCCGGAGTTCGCCCGATGA
- a CDS encoding Lrp/AsnC family transcriptional regulator, which produces MDAIDLKILALLQTDATLSIAAIGERVGLSQTPCWKRIQKLEADGVIDRRVAVLDPVKLGLGLTVFVSIETADHSQEWLQRFAATVSAMPEVLEFYRMAGDVDYMLRVVVADMQAYDSFYKHLIAVLPLKNVTSRFAMEKVKSTTALPLPAPPKNGRHLPGTGPVLAVVGE; this is translated from the coding sequence TTGGACGCGATCGATCTGAAGATTCTCGCCCTGCTACAGACGGACGCGACCCTCTCGATCGCGGCCATCGGCGAACGGGTCGGGCTGTCGCAAACCCCCTGCTGGAAGCGGATCCAGAAGCTGGAGGCTGACGGCGTCATCGACCGGCGGGTGGCGGTGCTCGATCCGGTGAAGCTCGGCCTCGGCCTGACCGTGTTCGTCTCCATCGAGACAGCCGACCACTCGCAGGAATGGCTGCAGCGCTTCGCCGCAACCGTCTCGGCCATGCCGGAAGTGCTTGAGTTCTACCGGATGGCCGGCGACGTGGACTACATGCTGCGGGTCGTCGTCGCCGACATGCAGGCCTACGACAGCTTCTACAAGCACCTGATCGCCGTGCTGCCGCTCAAGAACGTCACGTCCCGCTTCGCCATGGAGAAGGTGAAATCCACCACTGCCCTGCCGCTGCCGGCGCCACCGAAGAACGGGCGGCATCTGCCCGGAACCGGTCCGGTCCTCGCCGTGGTTGGAGAATGA